One Xenopus tropicalis strain Nigerian chromosome 8, UCB_Xtro_10.0, whole genome shotgun sequence genomic window carries:
- the LOC100485203 gene encoding vacuolar fusion protein MON1 homolog B isoform X7, whose protein sequence is MESGLGPRGAAGTHTGNRDEQVIPRQCSPQEGHPDPTGLPLGHPSEVSPQGTYPKDLEPSTLGPAVREEPEPSTLGPAVREEPEPSTLGPTVREEPEPSTLGPAVREEPEPSTLGPTVREELGPAVREEPEPSTLGPTVREEPEPSTLGPAVREEPEPSTLGPAVREEPEPSTLGPAVREEPEPSTLGPAVREEPELSTLGPAVREEPEPSTLGPTVREEPEPSTLGPAVREEPEPSTLGPTVREELGPAVREEPEPSTLGPTVREEPEPSTLGPTVREEPEPSTLGPAVREEPEPSTLGPTVREEPEPSTLGPAVREEPEPSTLRPAVREEPEPSTLRPTVREEPEPSTLGPAVREEPEPSTLGPAVREEPEPSTLGATLGPSFSAELGPTSLGPVVGAELETILGRTVTEPYQQPMPEVNGEDTEQGIVGEGCESGSAVDGPEEDSGPGPSEACEESSSRELSDSTENTLEDSGDFPTLPPVVGGGASDVSPPTSPIHRDEDISAEGWRSRRKHVFVLSEAGKPIYSRHGNEEALSSTMGVMMALVSFVQSGDNSIRSIYSDNQKVVFLQEGPLVLVSVSRTPQSEEQLRQELRYVYYQIISMLTQASVARIFERKKNYDLRRLLAGSEKILDSLLDTMEMDPGVLLGAVRCVAIPSTLRDSLSSILTKAITPNLVFSILVAQQQLVTVVQEKAVIEDCRLDPADLHLLLNLIGASSAFQAGEIWTPICLPRFNPDGYFYAYISYLDPQCTVCLVLLSTDKESFYAVSGCKGKIQAAMESQGSLQALGGAMRYCSYSASLVGIPELLHFVYKPLDVPETYRQLPQFTSPEADSPYASEEERQRLFDLYRYLHCRMHNSARPLRLIYHVAEKETLLAWVTSKFELYTAFSSLVTKVGAINVITKLLRWIKKEEDRLFIRYPPKYSTTPVPGKGAKGSRTDRNDPSQNGFFTGL, encoded by the exons ATGGAGAGCGGCCTGGGGCCCCGGGGAGcggctggcacacacacag GTAACAGAGATGAGCAGGTGATACCCCGACAATGCTCCCCGCAGGAGGGACACCCCGACCCAACAGGCCTTCCATTGGGTCACCCTAGTGAGGTTTCTCCCCAAGGAACCTATCCCAAGGACTTGGAGCCGAGCACCCTGGGGCCCGCTGTTAGAGAGGAACCGGAGCCGAGCACCCTGGGGCCCGCTGTTAGAGAGGAACCGGAGCCGAGCACCCTGGGGCCCACTGTTAGAGAGGAACCGGAGCCGAGCACCCTGGGGCCCGCTGTTAGAGAGGAACCGGAGCCGAGCACCCTGGGGCCCACTGTTAGAGAGGAACTGGGGCCCGCTGTTAGAGAGGAACCGGAGCCGAGCACTCTGGGGCCCACTGTTAGAGAGGAACCGGAGCCGAGCACCCTGGGGCCCGCTGTTAGAGAGGAACCGGAGCCGAGCACCCTGGGGCCCGCTGTTAGAGAGGAACCGGAGCCGAGCACCCTGGGGCCCGCTGTTAGAGAGGAACCGGAGCCGAGCACCCTGGGGCCCGCTGTTAGAGAGGAACCGGAGCTGAGCACCCTGGGGCCCGCTGTTAGAGAGGAACCGGAGCCGAGCACCCTGGGGCCCACTGTTAGAGAGGAACCGGAGCCGAGCACCCTGGGGCCCGCTGTTAGAGAGGAACCGGAGCCGAGCACCCTGGGGCCCACTGTTAGAGAGGAACTGGGGCCCGCTGTTAGAGAGGAACCGGAGCCGAGCACTCTGGGGCCCACTGTTAGAGAGGAACCGGAGCCGAGCACCCTGGGGCCCACTGTTAGAGAGGAACCGGAGCCGAGCACTCTGGGGCCCGCTGTTAGAGAGGAACCGGAGCCGAGCACCCTGGG GCCCACTGTTAGAGAGGAACCGGAGCCGAGCACTCTGGGGCCCGCTGTTAGAGAGGAACCGGAGCCGAGCACCCTGAGGCCCGCTGTTAGAGAGGAACCGGAGCCAAGCACCCTGAGGCCCACTGTTAGAGAGGAACCGGAGCCGAGCACTTTGGGGCCCGCTGTTAGAGAGGAACCGGAGCCGAGCACTTTGGGGCCCGCTGTTAGAGAGGAACCGGAGCCGAGCACTTTGGGTGCCACACTAGGGCCCAGTTTTAGTGCGGAACTGGGACCAACGAGTCTGGGGCCTGTTGTTGGCGCAGAGTTGGAGACAATTTTGGGGCGCACTGTTACTGAGCCCTACCAGCAGCCAATGCCGGAGGTGAATGGTGAGGACAcagagcaagggattgtgggtgAGGGCTGTGAGAGTGGAAGTGCTGTAGATGGGCCAGAGGAGGATTCGGGCCCCGGGCCCAGTGAGGCTTGTGAGGAGAGCAGCTCCAGGGAACTATCTGACTCCACAGAGAACACTTTGGAGGACTCTGGAGACTTCCCTACCCTTCCGCCAGTGGTTGGGGGAGGAGCTTCTGATGTCTCCCCGCCCACCAGTCCCATCCATCGAGACGAGGACATCAGTGCCGAGGGCTGGCGCTCCCGGAGGAAACATGTCTTTGTACTGAGTGAGGCCGGGAAGCCCATTTACTCTCGGCATGGCAACGAGGAAGCCTTGTCCTCCACCATGGGGGTCATGATGGCTTTGGTCAGCTTCGTACAGAGTGGGGACAATTCCATCCGCTCCATCTACTCAG ATAACCAGAAGGTGGTGTTCCTGCAGGAGGGGCCCCTGGTGCTGGTGTCGGTGTCGCGCACCCCCCAGTCGGAGGAGCAGCTGCGGCAGGAGTTGCGCTACGTCTATTACCAGATTATCAGTATGCTGACCCAGGCCAGCGTGGCGCGCATCTTTGAGCGCAAGAAGAATTACGACCTGCGCCGGCTGCTGGCCGGTTCTGAAAAGATTCTGGACAGCCTGCTGGACACGATGGAGATGGACCCTGGGGTTCTGCTGGGGGCGGTGCGCTGCGTGGCCATTCCCAGCACCCTGAGGGACTCGCTCAGCTCCATCCTGACCAAGGCCATCACGCCCAACCTGGTCTTCTCCATCTTGGTGGCCCAGCAGCAGCTGGTGACGGTGGTGCAGGAGAAGGCGGTGATTGAGGATTGCCGGCTGGACCCTGCCGACCTGCACCTCCTGCTCAACCTCATCGGGGCATCTTCTGCCTTCCAGGCGGGGGAGATCTGGACCCCCATCTGCCTTCCTCGCTTCAACCCTGATGGCTATTTCTATGCCTATATCTCCTACTTGGACCCTCAGTGCACCGTGTGCCTGGTGCTGCTCTCCACCGACAAGGAGTCCTTCTACGCCGTGTCCGGCTGCAAGGGGAAGATCCAAGCGGCCATGGAATCCCAGGGTTCCCTGCAAGCCCTGGGCGGGGCCATGCGCTACTGCTCCTATAGCGCCTCCCTGGTGGGAATCCCGGAGCTACTGCACTTTGTATACAAGCCCCTGGATGTGCCCGAGACTTACCGGCAGCTCCCTCAGTTCACCAG CCCGGAAGCTGACAGTCCGTACGCCAGCGAGGAGGAGAGACAGCGGCTGTTTGATCTGTACCGCTACCTGCACTGCCGGATGCACAACTCGGCCCGCCCCCTGCGCCTCATCTACCATGTGGCTGAGAAGGAGACCCTGCTGGCCTGG GTGACCAGCAAGTTTGAACTGTACACAGCGTTTAGCTCGTTAGTGACGAAGGTGGGGGCCATTAATGTTATAACGAAGCTTCTGCGCTGGATTAAGAAGGAGGAAGACCGCCTATTTATCCGCTACCCCCCAAAGTACTCGACCACCCCTGTGCCAGGGAAGGGGGCCAAGGGCAGCAGGACAGACAGAAATGACCCCTCTCAGAATGGGTTCTTTACTGGCCTCTAA
- the LOC100485203 gene encoding vacuolar fusion protein MON1 homolog B isoform X2, protein MESGLGPRGAAGTHTGNRDEQVIPRQCSPQEGHPDPTGLPLGHPSEVSPQGTYPKDLEPSTLGPAVREEPEPSTLGPAVREEPEPSTLGPTVREEPEPSTLGPAVREEPEPSTLGPTVREELGPAVREEPEPSTLGPTVREEPEPSTLGPAVREEPEPSTLGPAVREEPEPSTLGPAVREEPEPSTLGPAVREEPELSTLGPAVREEPEPSTLGPTVREEPEPSTLGPAVREEPEPSTLGPTVREEPEPSTLGPTVREEPEPSTLGPAVREEPEPSTLGPAVREEPEPSTLGATVREEPEPSTLRPAVREEPEPSTLRPTVREEPEPSTLRPTVREEPEPSTLGPAVREEPEPSTLRPAVREEPEPSTLRPTVREEPEPSTLGPAVREEPEPSTLGPAVREEPEPSTLGATLGPSFSAELGPTSLGPVVGAELETILGRTVTEPYQQPMPEVNGEDTEQGIVGEGCESGSAVDGPEEDSGPGPSEACEESSSRELSDSTENTLEDSGDFPTLPPVVGGGASDVSPPTSPIHRDEDISAEGWRSRRKHVFVLSEAGKPIYSRHGNEEALSSTMGVMMALVSFVQSGDNSIRSIYSDNQKVVFLQEGPLVLVSVSRTPQSEEQLRQELRYVYYQIISMLTQASVARIFERKKNYDLRRLLAGSEKILDSLLDTMEMDPGVLLGAVRCVAIPSTLRDSLSSILTKAITPNLVFSILVAQQQLVTVVQEKAVIEDCRLDPADLHLLLNLIGASSAFQAGEIWTPICLPRFNPDGYFYAYISYLDPQCTVCLVLLSTDKESFYAVSGCKGKIQAAMESQGSLQALGGAMRYCSYSASLVGIPELLHFVYKPLDVPETYRQLPQFTSPEADSPYASEEERQRLFDLYRYLHCRMHNSARPLRLIYHVAEKETLLAWVTSKFELYTAFSSLVTKVGAINVITKLLRWIKKEEDRLFIRYPPKYSTTPVPGKGAKGSRTDRNDPSQNGFFTGL, encoded by the exons ATGGAGAGCGGCCTGGGGCCCCGGGGAGcggctggcacacacacag GTAACAGAGATGAGCAGGTGATACCCCGACAATGCTCCCCGCAGGAGGGACACCCCGACCCAACAGGCCTTCCATTGGGTCACCCTAGTGAGGTTTCTCCCCAAGGAACCTATCCCAAGGACTTGGAGCCGAGCACCCTGGGGCCCGCTGTTAGAGAGGAACCGGAGCCGAGCACCCTGGGGCCCGCTGTTAGAGAGGAACCGGAGCCGAGCACCCTGGGGCCCACTGTTAGAGAGGAACCGGAGCCGAGCACCCTGGGGCCCGCTGTTAGAGAGGAACCGGAGCCGAGCACCCTGGGGCCCACTGTTAGAGAGGAACTGGGGCCCGCTGTTAGAGAGGAACCGGAGCCGAGCACTCTGGGGCCCACTGTTAGAGAGGAACCGGAGCCGAGCACCCTGGGGCCCGCTGTTAGAGAGGAACCGGAGCCGAGCACCCTGGGGCCCGCTGTTAGAGAGGAACCGGAGCCGAGCACCCTGGGGCCCGCTGTTAGAGAGGAACCGGAGCCGAGCACCCTGGGGCCCGCTGTTAGAGAGGAACCGGAGCTGAGCACCCTGGGGCCCGCTGTTAGAGAGGAACCGGAGCCGAGCACCCTGGGGCCCACTGTTAGAGAGGAACCGGAGCCGAGCACCCTGGGGCCCGCTGTTAGAGAGGAACCGGAGCCGAGCACCCTGGGGCCCACTGTTAGAGAG GAACCGGAGCCGAGCACCCTGGGGCCCACTGTTAGAGAGGAACCGGAGCCGAGCACTCTGGGGCCCGCTGTTAGAGAGGAACCGGAGCCGAGCACCCTGGGGCCCGCTGTTAGAGAGGAACCGGAGCCGAGCACTTTGGGTGCCACTGTTAGAGAGGAACCGGAGCCGAGCACCCTGAGGCCCGCTGTTAGAGAGGAACCGGAGCCGAGCACCCTGAGGCCCACTGTTAGAGAGGAACCGGAGCCGAGCACCCTGAGGCCCACTGTTAGAGAGGAACCGGAGCCGAGCACTCTGGGGCCCGCTGTTAGAGAGGAACCGGAGCCGAGCACCCTGAGGCCCGCTGTTAGAGAGGAACCGGAGCCAAGCACCCTGAGGCCCACTGTTAGAGAGGAACCGGAGCCGAGCACTTTGGGGCCCGCTGTTAGAGAGGAACCGGAGCCGAGCACTTTGGGGCCCGCTGTTAGAGAGGAACCGGAGCCGAGCACTTTGGGTGCCACACTAGGGCCCAGTTTTAGTGCGGAACTGGGACCAACGAGTCTGGGGCCTGTTGTTGGCGCAGAGTTGGAGACAATTTTGGGGCGCACTGTTACTGAGCCCTACCAGCAGCCAATGCCGGAGGTGAATGGTGAGGACAcagagcaagggattgtgggtgAGGGCTGTGAGAGTGGAAGTGCTGTAGATGGGCCAGAGGAGGATTCGGGCCCCGGGCCCAGTGAGGCTTGTGAGGAGAGCAGCTCCAGGGAACTATCTGACTCCACAGAGAACACTTTGGAGGACTCTGGAGACTTCCCTACCCTTCCGCCAGTGGTTGGGGGAGGAGCTTCTGATGTCTCCCCGCCCACCAGTCCCATCCATCGAGACGAGGACATCAGTGCCGAGGGCTGGCGCTCCCGGAGGAAACATGTCTTTGTACTGAGTGAGGCCGGGAAGCCCATTTACTCTCGGCATGGCAACGAGGAAGCCTTGTCCTCCACCATGGGGGTCATGATGGCTTTGGTCAGCTTCGTACAGAGTGGGGACAATTCCATCCGCTCCATCTACTCAG ATAACCAGAAGGTGGTGTTCCTGCAGGAGGGGCCCCTGGTGCTGGTGTCGGTGTCGCGCACCCCCCAGTCGGAGGAGCAGCTGCGGCAGGAGTTGCGCTACGTCTATTACCAGATTATCAGTATGCTGACCCAGGCCAGCGTGGCGCGCATCTTTGAGCGCAAGAAGAATTACGACCTGCGCCGGCTGCTGGCCGGTTCTGAAAAGATTCTGGACAGCCTGCTGGACACGATGGAGATGGACCCTGGGGTTCTGCTGGGGGCGGTGCGCTGCGTGGCCATTCCCAGCACCCTGAGGGACTCGCTCAGCTCCATCCTGACCAAGGCCATCACGCCCAACCTGGTCTTCTCCATCTTGGTGGCCCAGCAGCAGCTGGTGACGGTGGTGCAGGAGAAGGCGGTGATTGAGGATTGCCGGCTGGACCCTGCCGACCTGCACCTCCTGCTCAACCTCATCGGGGCATCTTCTGCCTTCCAGGCGGGGGAGATCTGGACCCCCATCTGCCTTCCTCGCTTCAACCCTGATGGCTATTTCTATGCCTATATCTCCTACTTGGACCCTCAGTGCACCGTGTGCCTGGTGCTGCTCTCCACCGACAAGGAGTCCTTCTACGCCGTGTCCGGCTGCAAGGGGAAGATCCAAGCGGCCATGGAATCCCAGGGTTCCCTGCAAGCCCTGGGCGGGGCCATGCGCTACTGCTCCTATAGCGCCTCCCTGGTGGGAATCCCGGAGCTACTGCACTTTGTATACAAGCCCCTGGATGTGCCCGAGACTTACCGGCAGCTCCCTCAGTTCACCAG CCCGGAAGCTGACAGTCCGTACGCCAGCGAGGAGGAGAGACAGCGGCTGTTTGATCTGTACCGCTACCTGCACTGCCGGATGCACAACTCGGCCCGCCCCCTGCGCCTCATCTACCATGTGGCTGAGAAGGAGACCCTGCTGGCCTGG GTGACCAGCAAGTTTGAACTGTACACAGCGTTTAGCTCGTTAGTGACGAAGGTGGGGGCCATTAATGTTATAACGAAGCTTCTGCGCTGGATTAAGAAGGAGGAAGACCGCCTATTTATCCGCTACCCCCCAAAGTACTCGACCACCCCTGTGCCAGGGAAGGGGGCCAAGGGCAGCAGGACAGACAGAAATGACCCCTCTCAGAATGGGTTCTTTACTGGCCTCTAA
- the LOC100485203 gene encoding vacuolar fusion protein MON1 homolog B isoform X3 yields the protein MESGLGPRGAAGTHTGNRDEQVIPRQCSPQEGHPDPTGLPLGHPSEVSPQGTYPKDLEPSTLGPAVREEPEPSTLGPAVREEPEPSTLGPTVREEPEPSTLGPAVREEPEPSTLGPTVREEPEPSTLGPAVREEPEPSTLGPAVREEPEPSTLGPAVREEPEPSTLGPAVREEPELSTLGPAVREEPEPSTLGPTVREEPEPSTLGPAVREEPEPSTLGPTVREELGPAVREEPEPSTLGPTVREEPEPSTLGPTVREEPEPSTLGPAVREEPEPSTLGPAVREEPEPSTLGATVREEPEPSTLRPAVREEPEPSTLRPTVREEPEPSTLRPTVREEPEPSTLGPAVREEPEPSTLRPAVREEPEPSTLRPTVREEPEPSTLGPAVREEPEPSTLGPAVREEPEPSTLGATLGPSFSAELGPTSLGPVVGAELETILGRTVTEPYQQPMPEVNGEDTEQGIVGEGCESGSAVDGPEEDSGPGPSEACEESSSRELSDSTENTLEDSGDFPTLPPVVGGGASDVSPPTSPIHRDEDISAEGWRSRRKHVFVLSEAGKPIYSRHGNEEALSSTMGVMMALVSFVQSGDNSIRSIYSDNQKVVFLQEGPLVLVSVSRTPQSEEQLRQELRYVYYQIISMLTQASVARIFERKKNYDLRRLLAGSEKILDSLLDTMEMDPGVLLGAVRCVAIPSTLRDSLSSILTKAITPNLVFSILVAQQQLVTVVQEKAVIEDCRLDPADLHLLLNLIGASSAFQAGEIWTPICLPRFNPDGYFYAYISYLDPQCTVCLVLLSTDKESFYAVSGCKGKIQAAMESQGSLQALGGAMRYCSYSASLVGIPELLHFVYKPLDVPETYRQLPQFTSPEADSPYASEEERQRLFDLYRYLHCRMHNSARPLRLIYHVAEKETLLAWVTSKFELYTAFSSLVTKVGAINVITKLLRWIKKEEDRLFIRYPPKYSTTPVPGKGAKGSRTDRNDPSQNGFFTGL from the exons ATGGAGAGCGGCCTGGGGCCCCGGGGAGcggctggcacacacacag GTAACAGAGATGAGCAGGTGATACCCCGACAATGCTCCCCGCAGGAGGGACACCCCGACCCAACAGGCCTTCCATTGGGTCACCCTAGTGAGGTTTCTCCCCAAGGAACCTATCCCAAGGACTTGGAGCCGAGCACCCTGGGGCCCGCTGTTAGAGAGGAACCGGAGCCGAGCACCCTGGGGCCCGCTGTTAGAGAGGAACCGGAGCCGAGCACCCTGGGGCCCACTGTTAGAGAGGAACCGGAGCCGAGCACCCTGGGGCCCGCTGTTAGAGAGGAACCGGAGCCGAGCACCCTGGGGCCCACTGTTAGAGAG GAACCGGAGCCGAGCACCCTGGGGCCCGCTGTTAGAGAGGAACCGGAGCCGAGCACCCTGGGGCCCGCTGTTAGAGAGGAACCGGAGCCGAGCACCCTGGGGCCCGCTGTTAGAGAGGAACCGGAGCCGAGCACCCTGGGGCCCGCTGTTAGAGAGGAACCGGAGCTGAGCACCCTGGGGCCCGCTGTTAGAGAGGAACCGGAGCCGAGCACCCTGGGGCCCACTGTTAGAGAGGAACCGGAGCCGAGCACCCTGGGGCCCGCTGTTAGAGAGGAACCGGAGCCGAGCACCCTGGGGCCCACTGTTAGAGAGGAACTGGGGCCCGCTGTTAGAGAGGAACCGGAGCCGAGCACTCTGGGGCCCACTGTTAGAGAGGAACCGGAGCCGAGCACCCTGGGGCCCACTGTTAGAGAGGAACCGGAGCCGAGCACTCTGGGGCCCGCTGTTAGAGAGGAACCGGAGCCGAGCACCCTGGGGCCCGCTGTTAGAGAGGAACCGGAGCCGAGCACTTTGGGTGCCACTGTTAGAGAGGAACCGGAGCCGAGCACCCTGAGGCCCGCTGTTAGAGAGGAACCGGAGCCGAGCACCCTGAGGCCCACTGTTAGAGAGGAACCGGAGCCGAGCACCCTGAGGCCCACTGTTAGAGAGGAACCGGAGCCGAGCACTCTGGGGCCCGCTGTTAGAGAGGAACCGGAGCCGAGCACCCTGAGGCCCGCTGTTAGAGAGGAACCGGAGCCAAGCACCCTGAGGCCCACTGTTAGAGAGGAACCGGAGCCGAGCACTTTGGGGCCCGCTGTTAGAGAGGAACCGGAGCCGAGCACTTTGGGGCCCGCTGTTAGAGAGGAACCGGAGCCGAGCACTTTGGGTGCCACACTAGGGCCCAGTTTTAGTGCGGAACTGGGACCAACGAGTCTGGGGCCTGTTGTTGGCGCAGAGTTGGAGACAATTTTGGGGCGCACTGTTACTGAGCCCTACCAGCAGCCAATGCCGGAGGTGAATGGTGAGGACAcagagcaagggattgtgggtgAGGGCTGTGAGAGTGGAAGTGCTGTAGATGGGCCAGAGGAGGATTCGGGCCCCGGGCCCAGTGAGGCTTGTGAGGAGAGCAGCTCCAGGGAACTATCTGACTCCACAGAGAACACTTTGGAGGACTCTGGAGACTTCCCTACCCTTCCGCCAGTGGTTGGGGGAGGAGCTTCTGATGTCTCCCCGCCCACCAGTCCCATCCATCGAGACGAGGACATCAGTGCCGAGGGCTGGCGCTCCCGGAGGAAACATGTCTTTGTACTGAGTGAGGCCGGGAAGCCCATTTACTCTCGGCATGGCAACGAGGAAGCCTTGTCCTCCACCATGGGGGTCATGATGGCTTTGGTCAGCTTCGTACAGAGTGGGGACAATTCCATCCGCTCCATCTACTCAG ATAACCAGAAGGTGGTGTTCCTGCAGGAGGGGCCCCTGGTGCTGGTGTCGGTGTCGCGCACCCCCCAGTCGGAGGAGCAGCTGCGGCAGGAGTTGCGCTACGTCTATTACCAGATTATCAGTATGCTGACCCAGGCCAGCGTGGCGCGCATCTTTGAGCGCAAGAAGAATTACGACCTGCGCCGGCTGCTGGCCGGTTCTGAAAAGATTCTGGACAGCCTGCTGGACACGATGGAGATGGACCCTGGGGTTCTGCTGGGGGCGGTGCGCTGCGTGGCCATTCCCAGCACCCTGAGGGACTCGCTCAGCTCCATCCTGACCAAGGCCATCACGCCCAACCTGGTCTTCTCCATCTTGGTGGCCCAGCAGCAGCTGGTGACGGTGGTGCAGGAGAAGGCGGTGATTGAGGATTGCCGGCTGGACCCTGCCGACCTGCACCTCCTGCTCAACCTCATCGGGGCATCTTCTGCCTTCCAGGCGGGGGAGATCTGGACCCCCATCTGCCTTCCTCGCTTCAACCCTGATGGCTATTTCTATGCCTATATCTCCTACTTGGACCCTCAGTGCACCGTGTGCCTGGTGCTGCTCTCCACCGACAAGGAGTCCTTCTACGCCGTGTCCGGCTGCAAGGGGAAGATCCAAGCGGCCATGGAATCCCAGGGTTCCCTGCAAGCCCTGGGCGGGGCCATGCGCTACTGCTCCTATAGCGCCTCCCTGGTGGGAATCCCGGAGCTACTGCACTTTGTATACAAGCCCCTGGATGTGCCCGAGACTTACCGGCAGCTCCCTCAGTTCACCAG CCCGGAAGCTGACAGTCCGTACGCCAGCGAGGAGGAGAGACAGCGGCTGTTTGATCTGTACCGCTACCTGCACTGCCGGATGCACAACTCGGCCCGCCCCCTGCGCCTCATCTACCATGTGGCTGAGAAGGAGACCCTGCTGGCCTGG GTGACCAGCAAGTTTGAACTGTACACAGCGTTTAGCTCGTTAGTGACGAAGGTGGGGGCCATTAATGTTATAACGAAGCTTCTGCGCTGGATTAAGAAGGAGGAAGACCGCCTATTTATCCGCTACCCCCCAAAGTACTCGACCACCCCTGTGCCAGGGAAGGGGGCCAAGGGCAGCAGGACAGACAGAAATGACCCCTCTCAGAATGGGTTCTTTACTGGCCTCTAA